The Clostridium sp. DL-VIII DNA window TGCTGAAGATTTATACGTCAAATGGACTTGTTATTTATTGGATTGTGCCTTAATGTTATTGTACCTTAAAAATAATCAAAATAAAGGACATATATTTATTATTATAGGAATTTTAGTTTAATCTTCTAAAATTCATACATCCTTAATAAAATACATGCCCTCTTTTCATTGATTTAAATTTTATTACTTATTATTTAATAATTTACCTATTTCTTCATTTGTGAACTCATATTTTGTGTTACAGAAATTACATACAATCTCTTCTGTTTTATTGTCATCATATATTTCTTGAAGTGTCTCTCTTCCAACAGAAATTAAAGCTTTTTCAACTCTATCTCTAGAACAGTCACACTTATACTCAGGGTTTAAGGAATCTAATATTTTTAAATCCATTCCATCAAAAATGTACTCTAAAATTTCCTCTACAGTTTTTCCCTCGCTTATTATAGTAGTTATAGGTGGAATTTCTTCCAATCTATAAGTTATAACATCTGCTAAAAGCTCATCTGCACCTGGCATCATTTGAACTATAAAGCCTCCTGCAGCTTTTATAGATAAATCTCTGTCAACTAATACACCAAGTGATACTGCGGATGGTGTTTGCTCAGATACAGTGAAATAATAAGCAAAATCGTCTCCTATCTCACCAGTTTGTATCGGTACTTGTCCTACATAAGGATCTTTTAATCCTAAATCTTTTATTACATATAAAATTCCATCTGTTCCAATAGCTCCACCAACATCTAATTTTCCTTTTTCATTTAGAGGTCTATCAATATATGGATTTCCAATAAATCCTTTAACAAAACCTTTGCTATTGCCTGTTACTGTAATTCCTTTAGCTTCTCCCTTTCCGTCTATCTTTAATGTTATTGATTCCTTTTGATTTTTTAAAGTAGTTCCTATTAACACTCCGGCAGTTAACATTCTTCCAAACGCTGCTGCTGCCACTGGTGTACAATCATGTATCTTACATCCTTCATTTACCAAATTAGTGGTAATACCAGCGATTATTCGTACCATTCCACCTTTAGCCGTTGCTCTAACTATTTTATCTTGCATAATTAATTCATCTCCTAATTCATTTAAATTAAAGTTATTTTATCCATTTAAATTCTTTTACTGAATCTAATCAATTTAACATTATTTTGTTACAACATAAAGTATTCTTTCACTATTTTCCTTTACATTTTCATCTGAATATCCTTCAAATTTATTGATAATATTAAACTTACATTTTTTTAAAGCTTCTTCTATATATTCTTCAGTGTAAGCTCTTTCAAAATGTTCTTCCTCGAATTTTTCATACAAATCATTTTCTGATTTAACAAAGAAAGTTAAAAACATATTTAGCACATCATCTTCGAATGAATTTTCCCATGTATAAAAAATTTCTTCTGAACTATAAGTATATATATTATTTCCAAGAACCGTAGATAATTTATAATATGAATTTATATCAAAAATAAATAATCCATCATCTTTTAAATGTTCATATACACTAGAAAAATAATCAAATAAATCTTCATCTTCTGTTATGTAATTAGTAGAATCTAAAACAGAAGTTATAAGATTAAATTTTCTATTCAAATTTAACTCACTCATATCCTGACGTATTACTTTTGCTTTGACTTTATTTTTCTTAAATTTATCAAAAGCTATATTTAGCATATCATCTGATAAATCCACTGCATATATATTTTTAAAATATTTTGCTACCCTTACCGCTACATTACCTGTTCCGCAGGCTAAATCTAAATAATCTTCAAAGTTTATATTATTCTCATTACATAATTTTATAACTTTTTCTGCAACTTTATCATAATTAATATCCTCATATATTAATTCATCATATATATTTGCAAATTCTTTATATGCCATGTAGTTTATCACGCCCTTACTTTAACTTACTAATTCATCTAGTATATTATATCGTAATTATTTTCTTAGTCAAATTAGTAATTACTTTCCAAAGGCTTATTGTATACTTCCCTTCTTTCGTTTAGCCATTATCCCACCGATTCGCCCAGTTTCTTCAGATGATAAGCCTCCCCAGCCTTCTCTATTAACCTTATCAATTAATCCAAGTTCTTCCGCTATTTCATACTTAACTTTTTCCCTCATTTTTTCAGCCTCAGTAAGTTCTTTGTTTGCTTTTATTTTAGCCTTTATTATCTTTTTTAAAGATTTATCGCTCATTTTTTATTATCACCAACCTTAAATTTTTTTCATTAGGCACATGAAAATAAATAACAAGTCCAAAGTTGCCACGGATATTTTTCATCAGGCAAGAAGACAAATTTCCCTCATAGCGGGCTATTAGGTCAATTTGTCGCCGTAGGATGATGGAAAATAGGCTGACAAATGGACTTATTATTTATTTGATTGTGCCTTACTATTATTTCCGTCTATTTCATTACTATTCCTATAAAATATATTTCATAAAAAGCAGCTTATTTTTATTATTAGCTAGTAACTAATTTATAAAAATATACGCTTTATTTTTAATTGCGCATATGAATAAATATTCATGTTAAATTCAACGGTTTTACAATATTCAGGATATTTTTAGACAATGAATAGTTTTTTTCAACTTATTTTGCTCATTGACTTGATATTTATTCAATATTTATCTATAGTAGTTGTATATATAAAATTATTAATAAATTTAGGAGGGATTATTGTGTATAATGTTGCAATAGTTGGGGCTACTGGAAATGTAGGCAGAAAGTTTTTAGAAATCTTAGAAGAAAGAAATTTTCCAGTAAAAAATTTATATGTTTTCGCATCAAAAAGATCAGAAGGTTCTACTTTATCTTTTAAAGGAAAGGATTATGTGGTTGAAGAAACCTGCGAAAAAAATATAAAAGATAAAAAAATAGATTATGCACTATTCTCAGCTGGTGGAGATGCTAGTAAAGAATTTGCACCTGTTTTTGCAAAATATGGGGCTGTAGTTATTGATAATAGTAGCGCTTGGAGAATGGATCCCGAGGTACCACTCGTAGTACCAGAAGTTAATCCTGAAGACATAAAACTTCATAAAGGAATAATCGCAAATCCAAATTGTTCAACAATTCAAGCAATGGCAATAATGAAAGCTTTAAATGACAAATATGGAATAAAGAGAATTGTTTACTCTACAT harbors:
- a CDS encoding small, acid-soluble spore protein, alpha/beta type; protein product: MSDKSLKKIIKAKIKANKELTEAEKMREKVKYEIAEELGLIDKVNREGWGGLSSEETGRIGGIMAKRKKGSIQ
- a CDS encoding class I SAM-dependent methyltransferase, whose protein sequence is MAYKEFANIYDELIYEDINYDKVAEKVIKLCNENNINFEDYLDLACGTGNVAVRVAKYFKNIYAVDLSDDMLNIAFDKFKKNKVKAKVIRQDMSELNLNRKFNLITSVLDSTNYITEDEDLFDYFSSVYEHLKDDGLFIFDINSYYKLSTVLGNNIYTYSSEEIFYTWENSFEDDVLNMFLTFFVKSENDLYEKFEEEHFERAYTEEYIEEALKKCKFNIINKFEGYSDENVKENSERILYVVTK
- the hslO gene encoding Hsp33 family molecular chaperone HslO — encoded protein: MQDKIVRATAKGGMVRIIAGITTNLVNEGCKIHDCTPVAAAAFGRMLTAGVLIGTTLKNQKESITLKIDGKGEAKGITVTGNSKGFVKGFIGNPYIDRPLNEKGKLDVGGAIGTDGILYVIKDLGLKDPYVGQVPIQTGEIGDDFAYYFTVSEQTPSAVSLGVLVDRDLSIKAAGGFIVQMMPGADELLADVITYRLEEIPPITTIISEGKTVEEILEYIFDGMDLKILDSLNPEYKCDCSRDRVEKALISVGRETLQEIYDDNKTEEIVCNFCNTKYEFTNEEIGKLLNNK